A genomic region of Pelodiscus sinensis isolate JC-2024 chromosome 1, ASM4963464v1, whole genome shotgun sequence contains the following coding sequences:
- the LOC102445754 gene encoding olfactory receptor 51G2-like: MMSAVNDTKLNHAVFLLTGIPGHEVIHLWICISFCLIYVISIVGNSVILFVIKTDPSLHEPMYIFLSMLAFTDLGVSIATVPTILGIYLFKSREISLHSCFAQLFFIHSLQFIESSILLLMAFDRFVAIRDPLRYASILTLPRIAKLGLVFVLRGVAVIFPLPFLLKRYQYCRANILSHSYCLHQEVMTLACADITINSVYGLLITLLTVGLDSLFITLSYVMILKTVLSIASRVECLRALNTCVSHLCAVLLFYVPEFSLTLMHRFVKGSSPLLGILLGYISLLVPPLMNPIVYSVKSKHLRARIIKVFVK, from the coding sequence ATGATGTCAGCTGTCAATGACACCAAACTCAACCATGCCGTGTTCCTTCTTACTGGGATACCTGGGCACGAAGTCATCCATCTTTGGATCTGTATCTCCTTCTGCTTAATATATGTTATTTCAATAGTAGGCAACTCAGTCATTCTCTTTGTTATAAAAACCGacccaagcctccatgagcccatgtacattttcctttccatgttggccTTCACAGACCTTGGTGTATCGATAGCCACCGTGCCAACAATACTGGGCATATACTTGTTTAAATCTAGGGAGATCAGCCTGCATTCCTGTTTTGCCCAGCTGTTCTTCATCCACTCCCTTCAGTTTATTGAATCCTCCATACTCTTGCTGATGGCCTTTGACCGCTTTGTCGCGATCCGTGACCCACTGAGATACGCTTCCATCTTAACCCTGCCAAGAATAGCCAAGTTGGGGCTGGTCTTTGTGCTAAGAGGGGTGGCTGTAATATTCccactcccctttctcctgaaacGCTACCAATACTGCCGAGCCAACATCCTCTCCCATTCCTACTGCCTGCACCAGGAGGTCATGACCCTGGCTTGTGCAGACATCACAATCAACAGTGTCTATGGCCTGCTTATTACCCTTTTAACAGTGGGGTTGGACTCGCTCTTCATCACCCTCTCTTACGTGATGATCCTCAAAACTGTGCTGAGCATCGCGTCCCGTGTGGAGTGCCTCAgggccctgaacacctgcgtCTCCCACCTCTGCGCCGTCCTGCTCTTTTACGTACCAGAGTTCAGCCTGACTTTGATGCACAGATTTGTGAAGGGCTCTTCTCCCTTGCTAGGGATTCTCCTGGGCTACATCTCCCTACTGGTCCCACCCCTGATGAACCCGATCGTGTACAGTGTGAAAAGCAAACACTTGCGTGCACGGATCATCAAGGTGTTTGTCAAGTGA
- the LOC102445518 gene encoding olfactory receptor 51G2-like: MMSAANDTKLSSAFLLLTGIPGQEHVYLWISILFCFMYAISMVGNSVILFIIKKDPSLHEPMYIFLSMLALTDLGLSIATIPTILGIFLFNSREITFNACFAQLFFIHTLSFIESAVLLLMAFDRFVAIRDPLRYASILTPPRIAKMGLVFVLRGVALIFPLPFLLKRFQYCRVNTLSHSYCLHQEVMKLACSDITVNSIYGLFTIVCTIGLDLLFIFLSYVMILKTVLSIASHTERLRALNTCVSHLCAVLIFYASLISLALIHRFGNRSTHFLQILLGYVYMMVPPLINPIVYSVKSKHLRARIIMAFVK, from the coding sequence ATGATGTCAGCTGCCAATGACACGAAACTcagctctgcatttctccttctcACTGGGATACCTGGGCAGGAACATGTCTATCTCTGGATCTCTATTCTCTTCTGCTTCATGTATGCAATCTCAATGGTAGGCAATTCAGTCATTCTCTTCATTATAAAAAAGGatccaagcctccatgagcccatgtacattttcctttccatgttggccCTCACAGACCTTGGCTTATCGATAGCCACCATACCGACGATACTGGGTATATTTTTGTTTAACTCTAGGGAGATCACCTTCAATGCCTGTTTTGCCCAGTTGTTCTTCATCCACACACTTTCATTCATTGAATCTGCTGTGCTCTTGCTGATGGCCTTTGACCGCTTCGTTGCGATCCGTGACCCACTGAGATATGCTTCCATCTTAACTCCGCCGAGAATAGCCAAAATGGGACTGGTGTTTGTGCTAAGAGGAGTGGCCCTAATATTCCCGCTACCCTTTCTCCTGAAACGGTTCCAATACTGTCGTGTCAACACCCTCTCCCACTCCTACTGCCTGCACCAGGAGGTCATGAAGTTGGCTTGTTCAGACATCACCGTCAATAGCATCTATGGCTTGTTCACTATAGTCTGTACAATAGGGTTAGATTTACTGTTCATCTTCCTCTCTTACgtgatgatcctcaaaacagtGCTGAGCATCGCATCCCACACAGAGCGCCTCAgggccctgaacacctgcgtCTCCCACCTCTGCGCCGTCCTGATCTTTTATGCGTCATTGATCAGCCTGGCTCTGATACACCGATTTGGGAATCGCTCTACTCACTTCCTTCAGattctcctgggctatgtctatatgATGGTTCCTCCCCTAATTAACCCTATTGTGTACAGCGTGAAAAGCAAACACCTCCGTGCGAGGATCATCATGGCGTTTGTCAAGTGA